TGTCGAGGTTAATGGccacttgtttgccatttataaatagaaggaaatatagctctttgtctcccataaaaggtaataggaaatgggtgtatcttttatggtTGGTTCTAGCAAatagccaataggaatttcaaccaggctgattggacagaggcagccaaaggaggagcaagggggctggattgaggaaatataagtgctggccatcagggcaggaggccaggccagagcttggtaaccatataccactgtgcctctcatttatttgtctgacaaataaattattattttaatttctctattgctgcgttgaatatttcattccagctaagcgttaaccacaagcagggtgctacattactGGTGGTGGGATGGTCGGGAGGTGCTGCAGGGGTATAAATATTGCTTGCTTACGTGTATTAGGGGCTGCCAGCCTTTGGAAGCAATTCCGCTGGTTGCCTCTGCGCAGATCACAATAAACTTTTTTTCTCCGAAGGAACTGAATCCCTGGTGCTTCTTGTCTCCTCTACATTCTGGGTAAGCGGGCAAATGGATCCCAAGTAATTAAGGCttcaggagggtgttccacagggcgggtgccattactgagaaggccctctgcctggttccctgtaacttggcttctcgcagtgagggaaccgccagaaggccctcggcgctggacctcagtgtccgggcagaacaatgggggtggagacgctccttcaggtatactggacctgaGTAATAATATTTTACACCAGCAGTTCTATGCAGCTGTTTCTTTAGTAGCCAGCCAATTTAATGATTGATCTGTATTGCTtttaatggcttttaaaaatatttcacatTACTGAGGGCTTCCCTGATTATTCTATGAGAGgaaggtatataaatattttaagcagACAAACAATTTTTCAGTTGAATTAAAGTGTTTCAAAAATCAGAATTATTAATCATTTATGCTTATTAAACTTAATCATGCTTGATTTGCTTTTGTACTAATTGCTTGCTTCTAAGTATATTTTTTCTAAAGCACAGGACAGTCAGAGAGGGAATGAAATGCAGGCTATGTGTAATCAGATAATACCAAGAACAGAGCTGGCAGAACCAGCTAGCAGAAGAAGGGTTTGCAACAAATTtggctggcagagaggaattggcAGCGCAGTGCAGGATAGATAACATGGCAAATACTCCTTTGTTTAACACTGTTTCTCTGGaatgcattttttatatataaactgTGATTTCTTTCTGTACCATGCAGACCCTTTTTCTGACCTGAGAAGTCAGCGGTCTGTCCCTtctttgggtaaaggtaaagggacccctgaccattaggtccagtcgtggctgactctggggctgtggtgctcatctcgctttattggccgagggagctggcatacagcttccaggtcatgtggccggcatgcctaagccacttctgtcaaaccagagcagtgcacggaaacgccgtttaccttcctgccggaccggtacctgtttatctacttgcactttgacgtgcttttgaactgctaggttggcaggagcagggaccgagcaacgggagctcaccctattgccgggatttgaaccgccgaccttcttatcggcaagtcctaggctctgtggtttaacccacagcgccacccgcgtcccttctttaTTCAGCTGAATAAACCTGAGTTCTGCCTCGAAGAAGTCTGACTCCCTTTCCTTGAGTGGAAAATCTGGAACACCTATCCAAGGGAAGAACAGCATAGATTTCTGCAACAAAGGATTTATAGTGTGATCCTAATCTCCCAAATATACCAGCTGGGAGAGTTTAGAGTGTGGGGTGAAATCTCCCTTGATCCTGGCCACCTTCACTTGCAGAGGAGATCTGCTGGTGGATGCAACCCCTGACATAGCTGCCTCCTTAGGTTTGTTCTGCAATGAAACATTTTGGGGAGGTTAAGATAATGGGACTCACCAGGGCAGCAGACGATGACATGGTCAAACAAGTAGTTCCATCACATCCTGATGTTGTGATCTGTGCAAAGAacagagattttttttggggggggaaactaGGTTGAGGCAAACCGTTGACAGTGGCAAGAAGGGAGGATTCCTTTGCTGGCTGTGATTTTTGATGCCTTAATTTATAGTGAATCTCCCTgagagacccctgggtatagggtggtatataaattcaataataataataataatggaaacctGGTAACTTTTAAAAACTAACCATTTCAGAGGCTTCATAAGTGAGGAGTATTCCTACAATAATGATATTCCCAACTGAGAGAGGAAACATCCCTAAGTTACTATATTCAATGTCTATTGCAAGAAGTGATCATTTCGTGGCAAGATCACCCTGTTGGTTTCCCTGCTCTAATGAATCAGTGGCTGCAGCATGTCTTTCTCCTCCTTAGTTCTCTGGTTAGCAGACTCCTTTTACCCTCTCGAGTCCCAGGTGGATTAGAACATGaccagagccctgctggatcaagccaaagctctttcgagtccagcatcctgttcttaagaCATCCTACCAGATGGCTGGGGGAAGACAACAAAGAGCAGGCTCCGAATGTAACTGCACTCTCCTCACCAGTAATCTCtggcaactggtatccagagatACATGACTGGTATTCTGAGCCAGACCATTAatccatctggttcagtattgtctacactgactgggtgcAGCTTTCCAGAGTTCGAAACAGAGAATttctccagtcctacctggagatgctggggactgaacctgggatcttctgcatgcaaaagagatgTTCCACCATTGAGCTATTGCCCTTCCCTTAGTTGTGTGAACCTGTCACTATTTTAATAGTGTGGGAGGTTTTctccagaggcagcagcaggtgcCAGCTGGGTGCATGTGAGGCTTGTTAATCAAACCACTTCTCCCCTCTAGAGAGCTGTACTTTCTTAGATAAACTCAAGAGAGGGcccagacatagctgtcaacttacagatttgaaaataagggatcagcagccaaaataaggggttttgcttagcttatacataaatccgccactgatggagccatgctgcttttgctgcgactgactgtgttttgcagggggttggactagatgatccgaagggtctacaactccaaccaaagaagaaagGCACACAAAACTGATGAAGGATGTCGacatggcaaagcttacaggcaaaccaggaagaggacctttttaataaagaatggggaaagtttataatttatttgaaaagctattgtaaagagtttcATACATTGGttggattgacagaaaacttgtagtaaaaatttgaagtatggatggacaaatgatttataaaaatagagttatgaaagggatgcagagggggaaatcactacattaagatgctgcacaggttggagggtatgctaagcagcacgtcgggaCTGCCGTCATCCTGgagcgaggagttccatcggcccttccctgcCCGAGATAGAGGGAGGGAGGCTCTTGCCCATGCTGCCCACGAGCCCGGCATGAGGCGGTTACGGCACTGCGGCGGtcgctgaagcgccgcccttctgcgtccccccccagtcccctcctcttcctcctccctcaggccgcctcctcagccactgcctccagcttcccctggcagcaCGGCGGAAGtgtcgcaagagaggggctgcctgcccgccacccgtctcctcacaacacaccctgagggggaaaagggagagacggagacgtGGCAGCTCGTGCCCGCGATCTCTCGAGGTAGAGGACCctgagctgctgcttccctcccgagccaggcgagcatgaaacccgggaaatttaagggacatcatcaaacCGAgacagcagtgggaaacggcgctgggataagggagtttcccgccaaataaggggcgGTTGACAGCTACGGGCCCAGATCAGAAGGTTTGTAATCACCAGTGATGCAATTTTGCATGCACTGGTGATGGGATACAAAGATGCTTTGCATGGAACCTCCTCTCTCAGGGCAGCCTCTGAGCTATTGCTgaaggcagcccccccccaatttatgtaACTGCTCTTAATTTGAACAATCCTATCTTCATTGTTGCCTTTCCTAGCCTATTCACATGCAACAAGTGCTCAAGGTTGCTGGCTTATGGGAATTTCCTGGAACATTAACGCCAGCTTTTCCTTTACTTAGTTCCAAGGTGAATTTTTTAAAACCACGTTATTTAGTCCTCCCACATTGATTGACATATAGTCTGATTCAGCTCGAGTTGTCAGATCCTGTGTGTTGTAGTTGCTAGTGTTGAACGAGAAGCTGGGAGAGCAGACAATAGAACACACATGGCCAAAAAACAGATAGTCAAACACAGTTACAGCTTTAAGCCAACACAAGGGCAGTGACAGCTTGTTCCTTTCAAGCAGGTTTTCAAGCCACCTGGATCTCTTCAGGCATTGCTCCACTTCCTTGTTGTGCACTCCCAGTCACTGTTCTGTATCCAAGATGCTGACCCCATCCTTGGCATGCCCAAGATGAGCTTCCAACACGTTTAAGCCTAGATGTAAGCCTAGGAATTCTAATCTAGGAATTAGAAAGGAGCTCAGGCTTACAGccttacccccaccccaaattcataACAATATATTTATTCTGAGAGCATCTGGTTAATGTGAGTGTTCCATAATGTTACCTGATCCAACGGGGGTCATAAGAAGTGTCCGTTGATGTTAATATGTTATAGATGACCACTGTGCTATGTCAaatttgtatttcttcttcttcttcttcttcttcttcttcttcttcttctcctcctcctcctcctcctcctcctcccctaacCACTTAGTTGTGATATGTTCTAAAAGTGCTACATACTGTATTCTAACACGCCAAACCTTCACGATGAATcctttagatcaggggtgggcaagctaaggcccaggggccggatgcagcccaatcaccttctcaatccggcccgtggacggtccaggaatcagcctgtttttatatgagtagaatgtgtccttttatttaaaatgcatctctgggttatttgtgggggctgcctggtgtttttacatgagtagaatgtgtgcttttatttaaaatgcatctctgcattatttgtggggaataggaatttgttctccccccccaaaaaaaaatagtttggcccaccacatggtctgagggacggtggactagcccacggctgaaaaagattgctgacccctgctttagatagGGCACGTTAAAAACCATGTCTGAAGCACAGTGTGTTTGAAGAGCATGCTCTCCTTTCTTTCTGAAATGCGATCGTAATAgccaatgaatttatttatttttagggtTAAAGGATTTGTGCCTTTGGCACCACCAGGGGAGATTCCGCTTCCATGGGCTGTGATTTGAATGAAGAGAGAGATCCTGGGGAGATCCTTTAGAAGACTCACATAGAAACAGTCACTGTGCTCCGAAGCCCAAATTGAGTATTTATGAAGTGTACAAAGGGCTACTCTGATTTTCCCTCTCTCGCTTTTAACACTGGAAAGCTCCCTGGATATTGACTTCGAAGGGTGGGATCTTTGCTACTCAGgatgaatgctttttaaaaaatgagaacagCCATAATTTAGTATGTAGAGCACACTAACAATGATGAACACCCCCGATACCTTCATATTCATCCCAGTTTCTTCCCTTTCCTGATTTGATAGCTATGTAGCTTATTCTTTATATATGTCTGTTCATTATAAATGACCCAGCTGCTAGATGAGCACCTTTTTTACTTGATTTATAATATTGCCTTATTCTTTatatatttctatttttattttcatatatAAATTCTTTGCTAGATAAACAAAATATAATTACATTTTTCAAGTTAAAGCAACTGGCAAGTTGCACTGTAAACATTTTTATGTTTAAATAGAGTAACTTAATTTAatctaattaaattaaattagagCAATACAAACTATAGTAAACTCACACTGTGGATGCAATGAGGTTGCTCTAGAATAACCTTACACTTATTCCTAAAAAACATATGTTGGGGCAAAAAGTAAACACTGCTTTCATCAATAGTCTCTGACTTGCCTTATTCAATGGAGGGAACCTCTAGACCCCTCAGTGACGCCATGGGTACCCATAGTGATTTGAAATGTTCATTTCTTTCTCCCGCTCCACAAAATATTTCACCCTCCCTATGGAAGTCCAGTGTgatgcctcctccctctctctctgtgcttgCCTTTTCATTGCCTCTCGGATGGGCCGTTGTTCTTCGGTTATCGGCAAGGATTCCTCAAGGTCATCTGGAGGTGTCCTCCAGGGAATAAAAGTATCCCCTCGGTATGGCGGAGAGGCTGGTGGTTGCAAGGGCTGAGCTCTTGTTACAGATGGTCGGATGTTGCTTAGGAACCTGGAGCTTTGACGTGGCACAGCTGGTGGGTGAGGTCGGGTGGGCAGCCTTCCAACATTGGTGGGATGTGGTCTTAACCAGCTGGTGTGGGAAAGCTGTGAGGTGGGTGGCCATCTTTCATATGTAGCTGGTGGCTTTGGCAACGGTTTTGGCAATGGATGTTCACAATGGGTGGGCAatctctgggaagaagaagaagaagaagattgctgCCTAGGCACGGAGAAGGGTGCCAGCCTCCGCGCCAAGTGGGGTGCTGGCCttggcagggaggggggctggGTAGTGGGCACTGGCTTATGCAGGGACTTCAGGAGAGGTACCTCCTGTGGAGCCTGTGAATTCCCAGAGCTACTGCTGGTGGCAGTTAGTGGAGGGAGATTTCTGGCCGCCATGGATGtactcttcttcttcccaaggGGATGGAAGACTTGCACAGACTCCATCATGTGCCAAGCCAGATTGGTCCTTGGGATTGGCACCAAGGGGCGCTCTTCCAATTTGATCTTTTTCCCTTTAATGCCTGGTGTGCTCCCTTTCACTGTGGCCTTCTCTTTGGTTTCAGGTCCCATCTCATTTTTCTCCAATCCTGCCTGGCAGTGTTTGGAGTTTCCTCTATCCAGATTGTCCTCTTCGTTTTTTAAACTTCCCTCCTCTTGAAATGGAAGCTTTCTCTTTTCCTTACATTTTTTCTCCTGACTAGGATGACTTTCCTTAGAGCCCGTTATGCTTGTTCCCTCTATGCTCAGAATACACTTGGGAAACTTGGGTGAAACTTCTGCCTTTGTCGAAAtgcctttccttttccccttaaTCTCTGGTAATGCCTTTGGCTTCATGGACttttcatgggtgggctggcatTTTCTAGAGCCCTCTGGGATAGGTTCTAGAGTGATTCTGGGGAGCTTGATTAACGTCTGGGACTCAGCAACACCCCACTTTCTTCTCCCTGTCATGCTGATGGGTTTGCCTTCAATTTTCCCATTCCCCTCATGTTTGCCTTTGCTTTGGGTGGCGTCACATTTTGACTTCTGGGTTTTCTTCAAGGATTTGGGTCTCAGAGGATCTGGTGGAAATGGAAACCCGATATCTTTTAAGATGTAAACTGGGCGCTGGATCAGTGGATTGCCCGAGGGCTTATTCAGTTTTGTATCCTGCTCATCTGTTGAAGGAAGTGATGCCTGTCCCTGTGTTGCTGAGCCCTTTCTGAGTATGGTCACCTCTGTGCCCTTGATGTTTAGATCTTTCACAAAGGAATGTGGGTGCAGGACTTTTGGCACCTCTTTGCATGGCTCAGGGGCATCCGCGATTGACTTTGCCTCTACTCTGAAAGACCTTGTGGACACTGGTGTTAATGACTGGTGGCTCCCCAGGGCTTCCTCTGGAAGGCAGGCCTCCGCCAGCATTCCTTCACTGCCTTTGGTTGTCTCACTGGAAGCAagaggtggaaagaggccttctGGAATAAGCGGCTCCAGTGAAGCAATCAGGGTCTCTATCTCGGGATACTTGGAGAGGAGGTCCTCTGGCAGCTGGAACTCGTCTCGGAGGAGACTTTCTTCATCGGCTGGTTGGGGAGGTGGCGGCGGATGTTCCACcactgaaagaaaacaaatgaaaagcaTAGCACTGACTGTTTGAAGACAAAGAATCTACTCCGGTTGGCTGAGACAAGCTTGAGGAAGTCCAAGACTCCCATGACTATGTGTTAGAGCATCTCCATATTAAATAAAGTTAAAAAGTGGCATATGGATCTGGATCCATGTTTATCATGTGTAGATTCTTAGCTGACCTATCAGAAGTGCTAGATTAGGCCATGACATCTAGCCTGGAAAGTACACTTGGAAAGCACATGGTCTCAGTCACTGTATGTTCCCACACTTACCATTCAGCGCAGCATTGTTGAGCTGGGTTTCTTCCAGTTTTTCTTGTGCGATAGATGCACCTAGGACATCTGTCACTTGGGCACTGACTGCTCCTGTCCCCTGAAGTCCATGTGGGACTTGTACCACTGAAAGAAATTAATCAGGAGGGATCAGTGATTCTACAGCCAAGGAAGACCATTAATTATTTAATTTACTCTTTCTTCTGTCCAGAGGAAGGTAAGTGAAGGCCTTGTTCTCTGTCCTAGGGAGGCTCAGCAGCCATAGACTTTCCAACTAGATAATGCACACAACTGTCTAAAGGTGGGCAGGCTGGCTGCCTGAAGGTGGGTTCAGGGGCTAAAGTGGCCTAGTTGCACTACTGGGCTCAATGTGTTATCAGTGATATAAACTGGGGTCCATTTTTATATACCTCAAATTTCAGTGTTCAGTGATGAAGTGAAAGCGGGGAAACTGAATAGTGTAAAGTACCCTGAATCCAACATTGTCCCAGAGGATTATGGGTGGTAGTATATGGTGTGTGGTATGCTCACATGACACCCTCTTTTGGATTAAGAACATAAGCCTATGAGAAGAGTCCTGGCTAAAGGCCCATctcgtccaacatcctgttctcagagtggccaaacagatgctacAAGGAGAACCTGCGTGCAACAGTGTCTTCcctacttgtgattctcagcaactgagaATAGGAAAGGTAGAATATGGCTGTTGAGGCCAGTAGCCATGAATAACTTCAGCTATGAAATTGGATTATTTTTCTAAACAAACTTGtctctctgctgagataagaggTTGTCCCTTGCTATCATAATCTTGCCGGAATTGTGCACtgtacagtattccaaatgtggttgcactgTAGATTAGCATAACAGCTTTTGGATATTGGAACTTACTTCGTTCCATAAGAATATACCCAACGCTCACCCACATTGTGGATGCAGGTGGCGccgtggattaaaccacagagcctagggcttgccgatcagaaggttggcggttcgaatccccacgacggggtgagctcccgttgctcagtcccagctcctgccaacctagcagttcgaaagcacgtcaaagtgcaagtagataaataggtaccactccggtgggaaggtaaacggcatttccgtgcgctgctctggtttgccagaagtagcttagtcatgctggccacatgacccggaagctgtacgctggctccctcggccaataaagcgagatgagtacagCAACCCCAGcaatctgcgactggacctaatggtcaggggtccctttaccacccACATTGCAGGGCCATGTGGAAATGGTACTAGGAAATGGTACCTACTGAGGCTAGGTTAATTGCCTGATGAGTTAGAGGGTCCCAGACACCCATTAGAAAGCAAATGATTCCTTTACAAAGATGAGCACAAACCTTGTGAGGCTGGAAAGTACCcagtggctggggcaggttccaggGTGGGCTGAGGTTCCACCTGCTGGAGGACCAGGAGCATTTCATTGTTCGCAGCTGGTGGCATAGGGACAGCGCTACCAATCCGGACGATCGGGTTCCTCTGCTCCAGTGGGATGGGAGCTAATGTTCCATGGTGGTAGAGGCCCATCCCGTCCTGGAACGTGGTTGGGCGAATGGGTCCAAGACCAGGAGGCTGCACCTGAACCAGCTGGAGGTGAGGTTGTCTATATAATTGATTCATAGGTCTGGCTGTTGCAAAGTCCCTGTGCTGCGTTTGCAGTGGTGCAAACAAAGGCACTGAGAGATGTCCAGTTGTGCCCCACCCATGGAGAGAAGGACGGAGAGCTATTGGGGTGAACATCTGCTGCGGATCATTCTGTACACCCTGCAAGAGAGGTATTTCACCATGAAGGTATCCCTGGGTGGTGGTGCTGCCTTGGTTTGGTTGAAAGGGCAGAGCTGATCCTTGAGCCTGCAACCAACCACAGTTCTCACATGGTGCTGATGAGTGGGAGATGCTGTGTTGACATTCTCCCACCGTGGAGCTGGTAGTCACTTGGGTGCTCTGAGGCTGGCTGTTGCCCCCTTCGGTCCGCCTGCTGTTCGGAGCCTGATCTGCAATGCAAACAAAGTGAGCAGGAGTGTAAAGATCCCTTCAGTTCCTGATCAGCCTTCGCAAGAATCAGCACTTCCTTAGCAAAGTGGTTTTCTTATTGTTAGGTCAGCCTCTTTACCACTTCTAATTGTTAGGTATTTTAGAGACCCTTTTCTCCAGTTCCCTCTCTACTCTTCAGTTGCTGCTCTCCATCCCTCCTTCCTTTGGGCCTTAACCCCGCATGAATGCATGCTGTGCTCAATAATGCCCACCTTGTTTGACTTTTCCCCAACTCCTGTTGCTGGAGGTTCTAAACTACTGGATCTTTGAAAAGGGTTgtgtaaaatgctgatgaatggcCTTCTTTTGCTGCCTTGAGGTCTTCCTGCTATTCTATTATCCCCTAGTATCTGGTTGCTTATGATCCCACTGGGGAGGAATCTGTTCCCCGTCctatctccctccctctttcttccatGGAGAAATAGCGCCACCCTGCTGATGTTGCCATAACACATTCTGTCTTTCGTGATG
This portion of the Podarcis raffonei isolate rPodRaf1 chromosome 17, rPodRaf1.pri, whole genome shotgun sequence genome encodes:
- the LOC128405034 gene encoding uncharacterized protein LOC128405034 yields the protein MFTPIALRPSLHGWGTTGHLSVPLFAPLQTQHRDFATARPMNQLYRQPHLQLVQVQPPGLGPIRPTTFQDGMGLYHHGTLAPIPLEQRNPIVRIGSAVPMPPAANNEMLLVLQQVEPQPTLEPAPATGYFPASQVVQVPHGLQGTGAVSAQVTDVLGASIAQEKLEETQLNNAALNVVEHPPPPPQPADEESLLRDEFQLPEDLLSKYPEIETLIASLEPLIPEGLFPPLASSETTKGSEGMLAEACLPEEALGSHQSLTPVSTRSFRVEAKSIADAPEPCKEVPKVLHPHSFVKDLNIKGTEVTILRKGSATQGQASLPSTDEQDTKLNKPSGNPLIQRPVYILKDIGFPFPPDPLRPKSLKKTQKSKCDATQSKGKHEGNGKIEGKPISMTGRRKWGVAESQTLIKLPRITLEPIPEGSRKCQPTHEKSMKPKALPEIKGKRKGISTKAEVSPKFPKCILSIEGTSITGSKESHPSQEKKCKEKRKLPFQEEGSLKNEEDNLDRGNSKHCQAGLEKNEMGPETKEKATVKGSTPGIKGKKIKLEERPLVPIPRTNLAWHMMESVQVFHPLGKKKSTSMAARNLPPLTATSSSSGNSQAPQEVPLLKSLHKPVPTTQPPSLPRPAPHLARRLAPFSVPRQQSSSSSSSQRLPTHCEHPLPKPLPKPPATYERWPPTSQLSHTSWLRPHPTNVGRLPTRPHPPAVPRQSSRFLSNIRPSVTRAQPLQPPASPPYRGDTFIPWRTPPDDLEESLPITEEQRPIREAMKRQAQREREEASHWTSIGRVKYFVEREKEMNISNHYGYPWRH